TGCTGGACATCCCGCCGCTGGCACCGATCGACGACCTGGCGCTGAGCGAGTCCCTCGGCATCGGCCGCACCCCCGTCCGCGAAGCGCTCAAGCGCCTGGAGGTCGATCGCCTGGTCGTCTCCTACCCGCGCCGCGGCACCTTCGCCACCGGCGTGGACATCACCGATCTCGCCTACATCTCCGAGATCCGCGTCCAGCTGGAACCGCTGGCCGCCCGCCGGGCCGCCGACAACGCCGCGAAGGTCATGCGCACCAAGCTGACCGAGCTCGCCGACACCATCCAGCACGAGGACGTGATGGTGCTGTCCCGCCACGAGCTGATGCGGTGGGACCTGCACGTGCACCGCTCGATCTACCGCGCGGCGGGCAACCCCCACCTCGAGGACACGCTGGTGCGCTACAACAACCTCGCCACGCGGATCTTCTGCGTGTTCCTGGAGCGCATCACCCACTTCGACCGGCACGTCGAGGAGCACGTGGGTCTGCTGCAGGCCGTGGCCGCCGGCGAGGGCCGCAAGGCCGAGAAGATCGCCCGGGACCACGTGACCGGCTTCGAGAAGGCGATCCGGGCGATCATCTGACCGCCCGGACCACCCGCCGCTCACCACTCCTCGGTCGCCGCGAGCACTTCGAGCGCGTCGACCGTGGCGGCCACGTCGTGGACCCGGAGCACCTTCGCGCCGCGCTGCGCCGCCAGCACCGCGGCGGTGACCGAAGCCGCTTCCCGCTGCTCCACCGGGCGTCCGGTGAGCTGCCCCAGCATCGCTTTTCGCGACAGACCGGCCATGACCGGTGCGAGCTCGGCGAACGCGCCGAGCGACCGCAGCAGCGCCAGGTTGTGCTCCAAGGTCTTGCCGAAGCCGAAGCCCGGGTCGACCACCAGGTGCTCGCGCGGAATGCCCGCGCTCACGCACGTTTCGATCCGTTCTCGCAGGAACTCCGCCACTTCGGCCAGCACGTCGCGGTAGCTCGGGTCGTCCTGCATCAGGTGGGGCGGCCGGAGCATGTGCGACAAGCAGACCGGCACGCCCAGCTCGACCGCCGTCCCGACCGCACCGGGATAGCGCAGCGCGCGCACGTCGTTGATCAACGTCGCACCGGCGGCAACGGCGGCTCTCATCACCTCCGGGCGGGAGGTGTCGACCGACAGCGGGGTGTCCGAGCAGCGCGCCAGCTGCTCGACGACCGGCACGACGCGGTCGAGCTCCTCGGCGACGCTCGGCGGGTGCGAGCCCGGCCTGGTCGACTCGCCGCCGATGTCGAGGATGTCCGCACCCTCCTCGATCAACCGGATGCCGTGCCGGACCGCGGCACCGCGGTCCCGGTGCGCACCGCCGTCGGAGAACGAATCCGGCGTGACGTTGAGGATTCCGCACACGAGCTTGCGCGGCCCGCGCAGCAGCTGCAGCAGACGTCCCGCAGCAGCACCGGATTCGGGATCGGCCAGGCCGGTGGTGGTGCGTTGCGGCTCGGTCATGCGCTGCTCCGCCAAGCCGATTCGACGGTGTGCCGCAGCAGCAGGGCCGTGGTCACCGGCCCGACGCCGCCGGGCACCGGAGTCAGCCCGGCCGCCAGCCCGGTCACCTCGATCTCGTCCACGTCACCGACCAGGCCACCATCAGCGGTCGGGTTGGTGCCGACGTCGATCACGACCGCGCCCGGGCCCACGTGCTCGGCACCGATCAGGCCGATCCTGCCCACCGCGACCACGAGGACGTCGGCCGGGTGCGTGTGCGCGGCGAGGTCCTGCGTGTAGCGGTGGCACACGGTCACCGTCGCGTCGCGGCGCAGCAGCAGCTGGGCCACCGGCTTGCCGACGACGTTGGACCGGCCGACGACGACGGCACGCCGGCCGGACAGCGCGATCCCGTGGTGGTCCAGCAGTTCCAGGACCGCTGCGGCGGTCGCCGGCACGAAAGCGGGCAGCCCGGCGCTGAGCCTCCCCAACGACACGGGATTCGCGCCGTCCACGTCCTTCTCGGGCGCGATCGAGGCGGCGAGGTCCTCGACGGTCGCCCCGCTCGGCAACGGCGTCTGCAGCATGATCCCGTGGACCGAGGCGTCCGCGCTCAGCTCGGCGAGTTCGCCGCGGATCCGCTCGGGCGTCGCCTCCGCGCCCAGATCGACGACGTCGCAGCGGATTCCGGTCCTGGCCGCGGCGTTGGCGATCGAGCGCACGTACCACGCCGTGGACTCGTCGTCGGTGGCCACGACGACCGCCAAGCGCGGCGGGGTACCGGCCTCGGTGAGCTCCGCCGCCGTCCTGGTGACGCCGGCGCGGATCTCCCTGGCGAGCCCGGCACCGCTGAGCGCGGCCGTCGTCGGTTCGCCGGATACGAGCTGTCCGGTCATCGCGCGATCACCTCCCGCACCGCGGCGGTGATCTTGTCGGCGCGGGCGGCGATGTCGTCCACGCCGGCGATCGCCGCCGTCAGCTCCGAGCGGTCCGCGGCACCGGTGATCCCGGCGAGGTTGACCTCGACGTTCACCCGTGCCGTGGTCGCTGCGGCGCGAGCGGCGTCCGCAGCGGCCGCCACGTCGCTGATGACGTTGCGGTTCCCGATCGGGAGGAGCTGTTCGGCGAGCCCCACGACCCGCTCGGCGACCGCGACCACCTTCGCGGGGACCCGGCCGGCCTCGACCAGTGCGGCCGCGATCGCCTGCGAGCGCGCGGCCTTCTCCTCGTCGGAGGAACGCGGGAGGCCGTAGGCGTTCCCGACGGCTCCGAAAGCGGAAGCGTCCTCTTCCGCCAGCGTCAACGCGTGCTCGCGGAGCTCGTCGGAGGCTTCCCGCACCGCGTTGACCGTCGCAGCGTGTTGTGCGTACTTCTCCCCGTCGCTGTAGCGGGCTACCATTCCGATCAGCGCGGCGGCCTGGGCGGCGTGCACCCCGGCGCTCGCCCCACCGCCCGGTGCGGGCACCCGGGCTGCTAGCGAGCTCAGGAACGTTTCGAGGGTTTCCAAGCGCATGGCATCGGTCTTCCTGCTCGGCGGGCCGGGCCCGCAGGTGGGAGGGGTGCGCGGTACCGCGAGGAGCGCGCACCCCGGCTGGCGGTCAGCGGCGGATGCGGGTCATCTCCGGGTCGACCAGCGGTTCGGCGGTCACGGTGGCGCGCACCTTCCGGTCGAAGTACTGGATCTCCACCGAGGTCCCCACCACCGCCGACGCCGGGAGCCAGGCGTAGGCGATCGGCTTGCCGATCGTGTGGCCGAACGCCGCCGACGTGACGTAGCCCGCGGGTTCGCCGTCGAGGAAGACCGGTTCGTGGCCCAGCACCACGCTCCGGCCGTCGTCGACGGTCAGGCAGGCGAGGCGGCGGGTCACAGATTCGTCGCTGAGCCCGGCGATCGCGTCGTGTCCGACGTAGTCCGACTTCTTCTTGTTCACGGCGAATCCGAGCCCGGCCTCGTACGGGTTGTGCTCGGTCGTCATGTCGGCGCCCCAGGACCGGTAGCCCTTCTCCAACCGGAGGCTGTTGAACGCGGCACGACCCGCGGCGATCACGCCGAGCGGCTGCCCGGCTTCCCACAGCGCGTCCCAGAGCCGCTGGCCGTACTCGGCGCTGGTGTAGATCTCCCAGCCGAGCTCGCCCACGTAGGACAGCCGCATCGCGGTGACCGGGATGCCGGCGATGTGCGCCCGCTTGAGGCGGAAGTACTTCAGCGCTTCGTGGGAGAAGTCCTCACCGGACAACGGCTGCACCAGGTCGCGGGCCAGCGGGCCCCACACGCCGATGCAGCACGTCCCGCCGGTGATGTCGCGAACCTGCACGCTGCCGTCGGCCGGTGTCGCTCGGCGGAAGTGGTCCAGGTCGAGGTTGCCGTTGGCGCCGACCTGGAACAGCTCCGCACCGAGCCTGGCCACGGTGACGTCGGACCGGATGCCGCCTGCGCGGTCGAGAACCAGCGCGTAGGTCACCGAGCCCACGGACTTGTCCATCTTGCCGGTGGTCGTCCGCTGCAGGAACTCGACCGCGCCCGGCCCGCTGACCTCGATGCGCTTGAGCGAGGTCATGTCGTACATGGCCACCGCGGTGCGGGTCTTCCAGGCCTCGGCCGCGGCGATCGGCGAGTGGAACATCGCCGACCACGCGTCGCGCGACGGCGGCTGCCACTCCGGCGGCAGCTCCTTCACCAGCCGCGCGTTCGCCTCGTACCAGTGCGGCCGTTCCCAGGCGTGCGATTCCAGGAAGAACGCGCCCAGCTCCTTCTGCCGCGCGTGGAACGGGCTCACTCGCAGGTCCCGGGGCGAGAGCTTCGGCTGCAGCGGGTGCAGCACGTCGTAGACCTCGACGAAGTTGCGCTGCGCGGTTTCGCTGACGTAGGCGTCGGTGGTCTCGATCTCGTCGAACCGGTTGACGTCGCAGCCGTGCAGTTCGAGTTCGCTGCGGCCCTCGATCAGCAGTTGCGCGACGGCGCGGGCCACTCCCGCGGAGTGCGTCACCCACACCGCTTCGGCGACCCAGAAACCGGCCACGTCCGGGGATTCGCCGACCAGCGGCCCACCGTCGGGGGTGAAGGACATGATGCCGTTGAACCCGGCGTCGATCTTCGCCTCGCGCAACGACGGGAGCAGCGCCCTGCTGTGCTCCCAGGACGGGGCGAAGTCCTCCTCGGTGAACGGCAGCATCGACGGCATCGCGGCCTCGGTGACGTCGTCGTTCACCTCGGGCAGCTCGGCGAGCTGCGCGGGCATCGGGCGGTGCGCGTAGCTGCCGATGCCGAGCCGGTCGTTGTGCTCGCGGTAGTACAGGTCGCGGTCCTGGTGGCGCAGGATCGGCAGCCGCGCCTCGATCAGGTCGTCGTTGCGGCCGACGAGCTCGGCGACCTGACCGGTGCGGGCGTACTGGTGCGCCAGCGGCAGCAGCGGCACCTTCATGCCGACCAGCTCGCCGAGCGCCTTGCCCCAGAACCCGGCGCAGGAGACCACGAGGTCGGCGCTGATCTCCTCGCCGCTGCCGGTGCGCACCCCGGTGACGCGGCCGCCCTGCTGGAGGATCTCGGCGACCCGCGTCGAACCGCGGAACACCGCACCGCGGGACTCCGCGCGGCGGATCAGCGCGGTGACCGCCCGGGAGGCCTTGGCGAGGCCGTCCGTGGGCGTGTGGAAACCGCCCAGCACCTGCTCGCGGTCGAGCAGCGGGTGCAGTTCGGCGCACCGCTCCGGTCCGACGACCTCGCCCGGAACACCCCAGGAAGTGGCCCAGCCCTGCCTGCGGTGCAGGTCGGCGAGCCGTTCCGGGGTGGTCGCGATCTCGAGGCCGCCGACCTGGTTGAAGCACCAGGCGCCGTCGACGTCCAGGCTCTTGAACTTCTCCACCGTGTAGGTGGCCAGCTTGGTCATCGTCTGCGAACCGTTGGTCTGGAAGACGAGACCGGGTGCGTGCGAGGTCGAGCCGCCGGCCAGCGGCAGCGGCCCCTGGTCGAGGACGGTGATGTCGGTCCAGCCGCGCTGGGTGAGCTCGTCGGCCAGGTTGGCACCGACGATCCCGGCTCCGATGATGACGACACGTGGGTTGGTGGTGCTCATGACGGAGTCTCCTAACTGGACGGTCGGCGGTGACCGCCGGGAGGGCGCCTGCGGGGTTCGGGGGCCGGCCGCGGCCGACCCGGGTGGTTCAGCGGAACTCCTGGGCCGCGTCGAGCAACCAGTCCGCCAGGTAGCCCGCGAACGACGGCCGGACGAAGAGCCGGAAGTCGTCGCCGAGGGCGACGATCAGCACCCCGGCCTGCCCGACGGTGGTCTGCGCGCACGTGCCGCGGGGAAGGGCCGCGGGGCGGAGGTCGATCGAGCACCCGAAGGAGAGCAGCTCGCGCGCCAGCTCACCGCTCAACCGGATCGCGGTCCGCTGCGCGGACACGTCCACGGCCGCGCCGTCGTGCGCGGAGACCACCTTGGCGAGCGCGTCCTCCAGCTCGTGCGGCCGGGAGATCTTGCTCGTCACGAGCCATTCGTCCGGCCCGAGCCAGATGAGCTGGCCTTCCGGCGTGGCGGTCCAGGTGTTGGGCTGGACCGGCAGCGCCGCGCCCAGCGCCTGCTCCACCGCGGCGGCTCCCGGGCCGGCGGGGTCGATCCGCAGGTCCGCGGCGGCCACCGGTTCCTCGGGCTTGACCACCAGCCCGTCGACCGCCCAGGTCAGTTCCGCCAGCGCAGCGCGCCAGGCTTCCAACGGGTGCGTGGTGCAGAGGGTTTCAGCCATCGCGGCGTGCTCCTTCCGGGTCGACCAGCACGGTGGGCCCGATCTCGGCTTCGACGAGCGCGCCGTCCACCGGGACGTGCACGAGGTCGCCGATGCGGGCGCGGCCGTTCTTCACCAGCGCCAGGGCGAACGGCCGTCCCAGTTCGGCGCTGCGGTAGCTGGACGTGACGTGACCGAGCATCGGGACCGGTGCCTCGGGCAGGGTCCCGTCCGCGCGGAGTTCCACGATCTGCGCGCCCTCGCGCAGCTTGGTGGTCCCGTCGGTCGGCAGCAGCGAGACGAACTGCTTCCGCAGCGGGTTGTGGTTCTCCGGCCGCGAGAACGAGCGCTTGCCGACGAAGTCGGCCTTCTTCTTCGACACCACCCAGTTCATGCCGAGGTCCTGCGGCGTGACGGTGCCGTCGGTGTCCTGCCCGATGATCGGGTAGCCCTTCTCCGCGCGCAGCACGTGCATCGTCTCGGTCCCGTACGGCGTGATGCCGAAGCGCTCCCCCGCTGCCAGCAGGCGCTTCCACAGCGAGAGGCCGTAGTGGGAGTTGACGTTGACCTCGTAGGCCAGCTCGCCGGAGAACGAGATCCTGGCGATGCGGACCGGGATCCCGTCGAGCGTGGTGTCCTTCCAGGACATGAACGGGAAGCCCTCGTTGGACACGTCCAGGTCCGGGAACACCCGGGCCAGCACCTCGCGCGAGCGCGGGCCGACGACCGGGAAGACCGCCCACTGCTCGGTGACCGAGGTCAGGTGCACGCGCAGCTCGGGCCACTCCGTCTGGAGCCACTCCTCCATCCAGTCCAGCACCGCGGCCGCGCCGCCGGTCGTGGTGGTGACCAGGAAGCGGTTCTCCTCGGTGCGCAGCACCGTGCCGTCGTCGATGACCATGCCGTCGTTGCCGCACATGACGCCGTAGCGCACCCGGCCGACCTTGAGCGTGCTCATCATGTTCGTGTACAGCCGGTCGAGCAGCACGGCGGCGTCCGGGCCCTGGACGTCGATCTTGCCCAGCGTGGACCCGTCGAGGATGCCGACCGACGCCCGCGTCGCGGCGCACTCCCGCAGCACGGCGGTCTCCATGTCCTCGCCGGGCTCCGGGTAGTACCGGGCGCGCTTCCACTGCCCGACGTCTTCGAACACCGCACCCGCGTCCACGTGCCAGGAGTGCACCGCGGTGATCCGCTCCGGGTCGAACAAACTCCCGCGCTCCCGCCCGGCCAGCGCGGCGAAGGCGACCGGCGTGTAGGGCGGGCGGAACGTGGTGGTGCCGAGGTCCTCGACCGAGCGGCCCAGCAGTTCCGCGGCGATGCCCGCGGCGATCACCCCAGAGGTCTTGCCCTGGTCGTGCGCGGTGCCGATCGTGGTGTAGCGCTTGATGTGCTCCACCGAGCGCAGTCCGGCACCGACCGCGCGGCCGATGTCGGTCACCGTGGCGTCGCGCTGGATGTCGACGAACTGCCGGTCCGGGTCACCGCCGGTGCGCCAGATCACTTCCGTGGCCGTGCGAGCCGGGCTCTCCTCGACCACCGGTGCCTCGTCGCCCGCTCCCTCGCGCACCACGCCGCCCAGGTCGAAGGTGCCGTTGGCCGCGCCGATCACGGTGGTGCCGGGCAGGTTCCCGGCGGGCCGGAAGGCGCCGAGCGACGCGTCGTAGGCCAGCGCGCCCCTGACGTGGCTGAACAGGTGCACTGCGGGGTTCCAGCCGCCGGAGACCAGCAGCAGGTCCGCGGGAATCCGCATCGCACCGCCGGCGCTGCGCGCGGTCACCGCGCGAACGCGCTCCTCTCCTTCGGTTCCTGTGACCACAGTGGACGCGTGCACCGCGATTCCCCGCTCTCCGGCGCGGGTTCCCCACTCCTGCGGCGGATTCGCCCGGGCATCGAGCACCGTCACCGCCGCACCAGCCTCCGCGAGGTCGATCGCCGCGGCGTACGCGGAGTCGTCGCTGGTGAAGACGACGACCTCGCGCCCTGCGAGCACGC
This portion of the Saccharopolyspora antimicrobica genome encodes:
- a CDS encoding GntR family transcriptional regulator, giving the protein MTTAPQGLETPPTSLAERAYAAIQDQLIMLDIPPLAPIDDLALSESLGIGRTPVREALKRLEVDRLVVSYPRRGTFATGVDITDLAYISEIRVQLEPLAARRAADNAAKVMRTKLTELADTIQHEDVMVLSRHELMRWDLHVHRSIYRAAGNPHLEDTLVRYNNLATRIFCVFLERITHFDRHVEEHVGLLQAVAAGEGRKAEKIARDHVTGFEKAIRAII
- the folP gene encoding dihydropteroate synthase — its product is MTEPQRTTTGLADPESGAAAGRLLQLLRGPRKLVCGILNVTPDSFSDGGAHRDRGAAVRHGIRLIEEGADILDIGGESTRPGSHPPSVAEELDRVVPVVEQLARCSDTPLSVDTSRPEVMRAAVAAGATLINDVRALRYPGAVGTAVELGVPVCLSHMLRPPHLMQDDPSYRDVLAEVAEFLRERIETCVSAGIPREHLVVDPGFGFGKTLEHNLALLRSLGAFAELAPVMAGLSRKAMLGQLTGRPVEQREAASVTAAVLAAQRGAKVLRVHDVAATVDALEVLAATEEW
- a CDS encoding bifunctional 5,10-methylenetetrahydrofolate dehydrogenase/5,10-methenyltetrahydrofolate cyclohydrolase translates to MTGQLVSGEPTTAALSGAGLAREIRAGVTRTAAELTEAGTPPRLAVVVATDDESTAWYVRSIANAAARTGIRCDVVDLGAEATPERIRGELAELSADASVHGIMLQTPLPSGATVEDLAASIAPEKDVDGANPVSLGRLSAGLPAFVPATAAAVLELLDHHGIALSGRRAVVVGRSNVVGKPVAQLLLRRDATVTVCHRYTQDLAAHTHPADVLVVAVGRIGLIGAEHVGPGAVVIDVGTNPTADGGLVGDVDEIEVTGLAAGLTPVPGGVGPVTTALLLRHTVESAWRSSA
- a CDS encoding cyclodeaminase/cyclohydrolase family protein, which gives rise to MRLETLETFLSSLAARVPAPGGGASAGVHAAQAAALIGMVARYSDGEKYAQHAATVNAVREASDELREHALTLAEEDASAFGAVGNAYGLPRSSDEEKAARSQAIAAALVEAGRVPAKVVAVAERVVGLAEQLLPIGNRNVISDVAAAADAARAAATTARVNVEVNLAGITGAADRSELTAAIAGVDDIAARADKITAAVREVIAR
- a CDS encoding GcvT family protein, translating into MSTTNPRVVIIGAGIVGANLADELTQRGWTDITVLDQGPLPLAGGSTSHAPGLVFQTNGSQTMTKLATYTVEKFKSLDVDGAWCFNQVGGLEIATTPERLADLHRRQGWATSWGVPGEVVGPERCAELHPLLDREQVLGGFHTPTDGLAKASRAVTALIRRAESRGAVFRGSTRVAEILQQGGRVTGVRTGSGEEISADLVVSCAGFWGKALGELVGMKVPLLPLAHQYARTGQVAELVGRNDDLIEARLPILRHQDRDLYYREHNDRLGIGSYAHRPMPAQLAELPEVNDDVTEAAMPSMLPFTEEDFAPSWEHSRALLPSLREAKIDAGFNGIMSFTPDGGPLVGESPDVAGFWVAEAVWVTHSAGVARAVAQLLIEGRSELELHGCDVNRFDEIETTDAYVSETAQRNFVEVYDVLHPLQPKLSPRDLRVSPFHARQKELGAFFLESHAWERPHWYEANARLVKELPPEWQPPSRDAWSAMFHSPIAAAEAWKTRTAVAMYDMTSLKRIEVSGPGAVEFLQRTTTGKMDKSVGSVTYALVLDRAGGIRSDVTVARLGAELFQVGANGNLDLDHFRRATPADGSVQVRDITGGTCCIGVWGPLARDLVQPLSGEDFSHEALKYFRLKRAHIAGIPVTAMRLSYVGELGWEIYTSAEYGQRLWDALWEAGQPLGVIAAGRAAFNSLRLEKGYRSWGADMTTEHNPYEAGLGFAVNKKKSDYVGHDAIAGLSDESVTRRLACLTVDDGRSVVLGHEPVFLDGEPAGYVTSAAFGHTIGKPIAYAWLPASAVVGTSVEIQYFDRKVRATVTAEPLVDPEMTRIRR
- a CDS encoding sarcosine oxidase subunit gamma, which gives rise to MAETLCTTHPLEAWRAALAELTWAVDGLVVKPEEPVAAADLRIDPAGPGAAAVEQALGAALPVQPNTWTATPEGQLIWLGPDEWLVTSKISRPHELEDALAKVVSAHDGAAVDVSAQRTAIRLSGELARELLSFGCSIDLRPAALPRGTCAQTTVGQAGVLIVALGDDFRLFVRPSFAGYLADWLLDAAQEFR
- a CDS encoding sarcosine oxidase subunit delta gives rise to the protein MQLIHCPWCGPREEVEFHYGGQADVAYPENPADLSDREWAEFVFYRDNQKGPFPERWSHSAGCRRWFNTVRDTRTYEFLATYHVGEPAPRTTPGKAHMSSPVPTSPLPNRTSGDRDVTQPQETAEREIDPDATTTVNHGEAGLCRVDGYGRIDRSRTLTFTFDGRTYTGHPGDTLASALLANGVHRIGTSVKLGRPRGIGAAWVEDPTGLVQIEEPFPEPMLQAATVELTDGLVARGVNGQGRLAEVPDPARYDRKHTHVDTLVIGAGPAGLLAARSAARAGESVVLLDDRPAPGGSLTGTERIDGRPALEFVAEVVAELAANPEVRHLQRTTAFGQYDDGFVLALERRTDHLGAAAPAARSRQRVHRIRAVKVVVATGAHERPIVFDDNDRPGIMLASSARDYLHRYGVLAGREVVVFTSDDSAYAAAIDLAEAGAAVTVLDARANPPQEWGTRAGERGIAVHASTVVTGTEGEERVRAVTARSAGGAMRIPADLLLVSGGWNPAVHLFSHVRGALAYDASLGAFRPAGNLPGTTVIGAANGTFDLGGVVREGAGDEAPVVEESPARTATEVIWRTGGDPDRQFVDIQRDATVTDIGRAVGAGLRSVEHIKRYTTIGTAHDQGKTSGVIAAGIAAELLGRSVEDLGTTTFRPPYTPVAFAALAGRERGSLFDPERITAVHSWHVDAGAVFEDVGQWKRARYYPEPGEDMETAVLRECAATRASVGILDGSTLGKIDVQGPDAAVLLDRLYTNMMSTLKVGRVRYGVMCGNDGMVIDDGTVLRTEENRFLVTTTTGGAAAVLDWMEEWLQTEWPELRVHLTSVTEQWAVFPVVGPRSREVLARVFPDLDVSNEGFPFMSWKDTTLDGIPVRIARISFSGELAYEVNVNSHYGLSLWKRLLAAGERFGITPYGTETMHVLRAEKGYPIIGQDTDGTVTPQDLGMNWVVSKKKADFVGKRSFSRPENHNPLRKQFVSLLPTDGTTKLREGAQIVELRADGTLPEAPVPMLGHVTSSYRSAELGRPFALALVKNGRARIGDLVHVPVDGALVEAEIGPTVLVDPEGARRDG